The following proteins are co-located in the Microbulbifer sp. VAAF005 genome:
- the fabV gene encoding enoyl-ACP reductase FabV, with the protein MIIQPKVRGFICTNAHPQGCAANVREQIEYIQSQPAVEKGPKKVLVIGASTGYGLASRITAAFGCGASTLGVFFEKPPTEKRTASAGYYNSAAFEQEAHKAGLYAKSINGDAFSDEVKAQTVEMIKEDLGQVDLVVYSLASPRRTDPKSGELYSSVLKPINKSYTAKNLNTDKLEISDITLEPASDEEIANTVKVMGGEDWELWMQALGDAGVLADNCKTVAYTYIGEKLTWPIYGHATIGKAKEDLDRAAKAITDNGKAAANVAVLKALVTQSSSAIPVMPLYISLAYKIMKEEGTHEGCIEQLYRLYTEGLYTDTPRLDDVNRLRMDEKELRPETQAKIEKLWPEVTAENLFDLTDFKGYQADFLKLFGFGVDGIDYDADTSPMVDTKFG; encoded by the coding sequence ATGATCATCCAGCCGAAAGTACGCGGTTTTATTTGTACCAATGCCCACCCGCAGGGCTGCGCTGCTAACGTACGCGAGCAGATTGAGTATATTCAGTCCCAGCCAGCGGTTGAAAAAGGGCCCAAAAAGGTACTGGTGATAGGTGCCTCCACAGGCTACGGCCTGGCGTCACGAATTACAGCTGCTTTTGGTTGCGGCGCAAGTACCCTGGGTGTTTTCTTCGAGAAGCCGCCTACTGAAAAGCGCACGGCTTCTGCGGGTTATTACAATTCCGCAGCTTTTGAGCAGGAGGCCCACAAAGCGGGGCTTTACGCAAAGAGTATCAATGGCGATGCTTTTTCTGATGAGGTGAAAGCCCAGACTGTAGAGATGATCAAAGAAGACCTAGGTCAGGTTGATCTCGTGGTTTACAGCTTGGCATCCCCGCGTCGCACAGATCCGAAAAGCGGTGAGCTGTATAGCTCTGTACTCAAGCCTATTAACAAATCTTACACTGCCAAGAATCTGAACACTGACAAGCTGGAGATCTCCGATATTACTTTGGAGCCGGCCAGCGACGAAGAGATCGCAAATACCGTCAAGGTTATGGGTGGTGAAGACTGGGAACTGTGGATGCAGGCCCTCGGTGATGCCGGGGTATTGGCTGATAACTGCAAAACTGTGGCTTATACCTATATCGGTGAAAAGTTGACCTGGCCGATTTATGGTCACGCGACTATCGGTAAAGCTAAAGAAGATCTTGATCGCGCGGCAAAAGCGATCACCGATAACGGTAAGGCTGCGGCTAACGTTGCTGTTTTGAAGGCGCTGGTTACCCAATCCAGCTCTGCTATTCCGGTAATGCCACTCTATATCTCTCTTGCGTACAAAATCATGAAAGAAGAGGGGACTCATGAGGGCTGTATCGAACAGCTATACCGCCTCTACACTGAGGGGCTCTATACCGATACTCCACGTCTCGATGATGTGAACCGTTTACGTATGGACGAGAAAGAGCTGCGCCCTGAGACCCAGGCGAAGATCGAAAAGTTGTGGCCAGAGGTAACTGCTGAGAACCTGTTTGACTTGACTGACTTCAAGGGCTATCAGGCGGATTTCCTCAAGCTGTTTGGATTTGGTGTTGATGGCATTGATTACGATGCAGACACCTCACCCATGGTAGATACCAAATTCGGCTGA
- a CDS encoding sulfite exporter TauE/SafE family protein — protein sequence MEILLVYLLVGAAAGTIAGLFGVGGGLIIVPALVFVFTAMGISPEILTHMAVGTSLATIIITSISSVRAHNKKKAVDWKIFGVMAPGILIGSWAGGATAELLPGAWLQLLIGVFAIVIAVRMWLSGARHDQLTEGDGNLPGSSLLLSAGGVIGWVSAIFGIGGGSLTVPFLSRCRVKMQRAVATSAACGLPIAVAGALSFGFQGWGNQLLPEWSSGYVYWPAFFGIVVTSTFFARFGANLAHRLSPKMLKHCFAILLFIIGARFIWLNVGLLQGLL from the coding sequence ATGGAAATACTGCTGGTTTATTTGTTGGTCGGTGCCGCTGCTGGAACTATTGCCGGACTATTTGGCGTAGGTGGTGGCCTGATTATTGTCCCTGCCTTGGTTTTTGTTTTCACCGCTATGGGGATATCCCCTGAAATCCTCACCCACATGGCTGTGGGTACTTCCCTAGCAACAATCATTATCACTTCAATCAGTTCAGTGCGCGCCCACAACAAGAAAAAGGCGGTGGACTGGAAGATCTTTGGGGTTATGGCTCCAGGCATTTTAATCGGTTCTTGGGCAGGTGGCGCCACTGCTGAATTACTCCCCGGTGCTTGGCTGCAGCTGTTGATCGGCGTCTTTGCGATCGTGATTGCGGTGAGGATGTGGCTTAGTGGTGCCCGGCACGATCAATTAACGGAAGGGGATGGCAATTTACCAGGGTCGTCTTTATTGCTATCTGCAGGAGGGGTTATAGGCTGGGTATCTGCGATTTTTGGTATCGGTGGGGGCTCACTAACCGTTCCATTTTTATCCCGTTGCCGGGTGAAGATGCAACGTGCGGTTGCTACGTCGGCGGCTTGTGGTCTTCCCATTGCGGTTGCGGGTGCGCTGAGCTTTGGTTTCCAGGGCTGGGGCAATCAGCTTCTACCAGAATGGAGTAGTGGCTATGTGTACTGGCCTGCGTTTTTTGGAATTGTTGTCACCAGCACGTTTTTTGCCCGCTTTGGTGCCAATCTTGCCCATCGCCTTTCTCCCAAAATGCTTAAGCATTGCTTTGCCATTTTGCTGTTTATTATTGGGGCGCGGTTTATCTGGCTGAATGTCGGTCTGTTACAAGGCTTGCTTTAG
- a CDS encoding MBL fold metallo-hydrolase, with translation MGLRFASLGSGSKGNGTVVASGDHCLLVDCGFTIKETERRMARLGMSPADISAIVVTHEHSDHLSGVGPLARRYGLPVYLTPGTFKARDIGKLPKLHLIEGHQPFVVADIEVTPVAVPHDAREAAQFVFRCRGSSLGLLTDLGTITPHVEAHFGDCDALVLEANHDPLMLAKGPYPPSLKRRVGGAYGHLSNQQAAGFLQRVGYEQLQHLVVAHISEKNNSLALAKEALAEVAEAVESCIFACQQEGFDWLTVESRS, from the coding sequence ATGGGCCTGCGCTTCGCCTCTTTGGGAAGCGGCAGTAAAGGCAATGGAACAGTGGTCGCCAGTGGCGACCACTGTCTTTTGGTTGACTGCGGTTTTACCATCAAGGAAACCGAGCGCCGTATGGCGCGGCTCGGTATGTCTCCCGCTGATATCTCTGCAATTGTGGTTACCCACGAACACAGCGATCACCTCTCTGGTGTAGGTCCACTTGCGCGCAGATATGGCCTGCCTGTCTACCTGACGCCCGGTACTTTTAAGGCGCGTGATATTGGTAAGTTACCAAAGTTGCACTTAATTGAGGGGCATCAGCCTTTTGTTGTCGCCGATATTGAAGTAACCCCGGTCGCGGTTCCCCACGATGCCCGAGAGGCGGCACAGTTTGTGTTTCGCTGTCGCGGTAGCAGTCTGGGCTTGTTGACGGACCTGGGGACTATCACCCCTCATGTTGAAGCGCACTTTGGAGATTGTGATGCCTTGGTTCTAGAGGCAAATCACGACCCTCTGATGCTCGCTAAAGGACCCTATCCACCTTCGTTGAAGCGACGCGTTGGGGGTGCCTATGGGCATCTGAGTAATCAACAGGCTGCTGGCTTTCTACAGCGCGTTGGCTATGAGCAACTACAGCACTTGGTAGTAGCTCATATCAGTGAAAAAAATAACAGCCTTGCCCTGGCAAAGGAGGCCCTGGCAGAGGTTGCCGAAGCAGTGGAGAGCTGTATTTTTGCCTGTCAGCAGGAAGGGTTTGACTGGCTTACAGTGGAGAGCCGAAGCTAA
- a CDS encoding DUF2789 family protein, producing the protein METTGHHTLKDLFSQLGLASEDAQIHEFLVTHYLHRHEKLSAASFWSDGQREFLENAILDDSDWCVAVDELDTLLRH; encoded by the coding sequence ATGGAAACTACTGGACATCACACACTGAAGGACCTGTTTTCCCAGTTGGGGCTGGCGTCTGAAGATGCACAGATCCATGAATTTCTGGTCACGCACTATTTGCACCGCCATGAGAAGCTTTCCGCCGCTTCCTTCTGGAGTGATGGGCAGCGAGAGTTCCTGGAGAATGCCATCTTGGATGATTCGGATTGGTGTGTCGCAGTGGATGAGTTGGACACCCTGTTAAGGCACTGA
- the bamC gene encoding outer membrane protein assembly factor BamC, producing MKKLTVGAGLFISSITLAGCGVFGNDGYFRDRSNDYQHADSLTPLRIPEGVNTKHQEELYEIPQIAGEQLAQGSFEVPRPLAISVNAGLERVKIQKLGANRWVLVSQPPEEVWPQLHQFLRSSGLRIEMSDASAGVMETAWMAFKESPDTKDKYRLQVETGVQPDTTEVHVRHLSVPSSAPVGGSVNWPERSSSPEREGWMIDEMSTALASETAAATASLVAQAIGNSDLKVQLREPVGHEPYIAMGLEMERAWATVAHAVNSGAYRLHREDSDIGLFYVTYDEDRAHASDEEDSDGGWFSWGSSKSDEDELAESADQVSLQQILAGIDLTEGAEPALFKEIKGLGVGATTDEAYPGYLIVIRGNDDEIEVRVRDTRGQPLSKNEASQLLQSIQQNLI from the coding sequence ATGAAAAAATTGACCGTTGGAGCCGGGCTCTTTATCTCCAGTATTACGCTGGCAGGGTGCGGTGTGTTCGGCAACGATGGCTATTTCCGCGATCGCAGTAATGATTACCAGCATGCCGATAGCCTGACTCCTCTAAGGATACCTGAAGGTGTTAATACCAAGCACCAGGAGGAGCTTTATGAGATTCCCCAGATTGCAGGGGAGCAGCTGGCCCAAGGTAGTTTTGAAGTTCCGCGCCCACTGGCGATTTCCGTAAATGCGGGTCTGGAAAGAGTGAAAATTCAAAAACTCGGCGCGAATCGCTGGGTGCTGGTATCCCAGCCTCCCGAAGAAGTGTGGCCCCAGTTGCACCAATTCCTTCGGAGCTCAGGCTTGCGTATAGAAATGTCAGATGCCAGCGCGGGGGTTATGGAAACTGCGTGGATGGCCTTTAAGGAGAGCCCGGATACTAAAGACAAGTATCGATTGCAGGTGGAAACTGGTGTTCAACCGGATACTACAGAAGTCCATGTGCGCCACCTTTCCGTCCCTTCATCTGCCCCGGTTGGTGGTAGTGTCAATTGGCCAGAGCGTTCCTCCAGCCCTGAGCGTGAAGGCTGGATGATCGATGAAATGTCTACAGCCCTGGCATCTGAAACTGCAGCTGCGACTGCATCTCTGGTAGCCCAGGCTATTGGTAACAGTGACCTTAAGGTCCAATTGAGAGAGCCCGTTGGTCACGAGCCCTATATCGCGATGGGATTGGAAATGGAGCGGGCCTGGGCCACTGTCGCTCATGCCGTTAATTCAGGTGCCTATCGCTTGCACCGTGAAGATTCCGATATCGGTCTTTTTTATGTCACTTACGATGAAGATCGTGCTCATGCTTCTGATGAAGAGGACAGCGATGGAGGTTGGTTCTCCTGGGGCAGCAGCAAGAGCGACGAAGATGAGCTGGCGGAGAGTGCCGATCAGGTAAGCCTGCAGCAGATTTTGGCTGGAATTGATCTGACGGAGGGGGCTGAGCCCGCTCTATTCAAGGAAATCAAAGGGCTGGGAGTAGGGGCTACTACTGATGAAGCTTATCCCGGTTACCTGATTGTTATCCGTGGTAATGATGATGAGATTGAAGTCCGGGTGCGCGATACTCGGGGACAGCCGCTTTCAAAGAATGAAGCCTCCCAGCTGCTTCAATCTATCCAGCAGAACCTTATTTAA
- the dapA gene encoding 4-hydroxy-tetrahydrodipicolinate synthase, with product MLTGSMVALATPMYADGSPDWDSLHNLVEWHIEQGTRALVAVGTTGESATLDFNEHIEVIRRVVDQVAGRVPVIAGTGANSTSEAIDLTENAARCGADACLLVTPYYNKPTQEGLYQHYRAVAKAVSIPQILYNVPGRTAVDMLPETVQRLALVGNIVGIKEATGDLERAKVLIDTLPEGFAVYSGDDSTAVELMLLGGHGNISVTANVAPAAVAQMCEAALAGDAVTARTIDQRIQILHKVLFLESNPIPVKWALREMGRVDGGIRLPLTSLSPEHHGTVREALRSAGVL from the coding sequence ATGTTAACCGGTAGTATGGTGGCCCTGGCCACCCCAATGTACGCAGACGGAAGCCCGGATTGGGACAGTCTGCACAACCTCGTTGAGTGGCATATCGAGCAGGGGACCCGAGCACTGGTTGCGGTGGGGACTACCGGTGAATCTGCAACCTTGGACTTCAATGAGCATATTGAGGTTATTCGACGTGTTGTGGACCAAGTGGCAGGTCGAGTGCCAGTGATTGCTGGAACTGGCGCAAACTCTACTTCTGAAGCGATTGACCTTACAGAGAATGCCGCCCGATGTGGTGCAGATGCCTGCCTGCTGGTTACACCTTATTACAATAAGCCCACCCAAGAAGGCCTCTACCAGCACTATCGTGCGGTGGCCAAAGCTGTCTCCATTCCCCAAATTCTCTACAATGTTCCCGGCCGCACAGCAGTAGATATGCTGCCGGAAACGGTACAGCGCCTGGCGTTGGTCGGCAATATCGTAGGCATCAAGGAGGCCACCGGTGATTTGGAGCGGGCTAAGGTTTTAATAGATACTCTGCCCGAAGGGTTTGCCGTTTACTCTGGCGACGACAGTACTGCGGTTGAACTAATGTTACTGGGTGGTCATGGAAATATTAGTGTAACCGCTAATGTGGCCCCCGCAGCAGTGGCCCAAATGTGTGAAGCGGCGCTGGCCGGTGATGCGGTGACTGCGCGGACAATTGACCAGCGAATACAAATATTGCACAAAGTGCTGTTTTTGGAGTCCAACCCGATACCGGTGAAATGGGCTCTCCGGGAGATGGGCCGTGTCGACGGTGGAATACGCCTGCCGTTGACGAGTCTATCCCCTGAGCACCACGGGACAGTGCGCGAAGCTCTGCGTAGTGCCGGTGTACTCTAA
- a CDS encoding peptide MFS transporter: protein MSSNTHQNDAGFFGHPKGLSTLFFTEMWERMSYYGMRALLVLFMTASLQEEGLAFTVAAAGAIYGLYTGAVYFLGLPGGWIADRLLGGQRTIWYGGIIIMCGHIVLAIPTSWSFFIGLILVATGTGLLKPNISAAVGHLYQPDDVRRDSGYALYYMGINMGSIIGYAVCGYFGENVGWHWGFGAAAVGMAIGLIQYRRTIHNLGDASLNPENPLSPEKAKLAWRIIGAVVVGVAVITGLVMNGTITINPVEIAKYVAVAFTLTFLAYFGFIYFGGQLSGSEKKKMWALFLVCVASTFFWSGFEQAGSSLNLFGRDYTDRLIGSFEMPTSWLQSFNSIFIITLSPFFAALWINLGKRMITPSYGLKCALGLIIMASGFLVMFFAAQYAAAGLKVAPYWLVATYFLHTVGELCLSPVALSAVSKLSPRRFAGQMMGVFVLTYSIGNLFAGLLSGNFDPNNVAEMPNLFLQISLFTIGVGIILALISLKSKYWETDSEAPQNTATAESSTKTA from the coding sequence ATGTCGTCAAATACACATCAAAATGACGCTGGCTTTTTTGGCCACCCCAAAGGGCTCTCTACACTTTTCTTCACCGAAATGTGGGAGCGGATGAGTTACTACGGTATGCGAGCCCTGCTTGTGCTGTTTATGACAGCCAGTCTTCAGGAAGAGGGCTTGGCCTTTACCGTTGCAGCAGCGGGAGCTATTTATGGGCTCTACACTGGCGCCGTGTACTTCCTAGGCCTGCCCGGTGGCTGGATTGCAGACCGCCTACTAGGAGGGCAACGCACCATTTGGTACGGCGGCATCATCATTATGTGTGGCCATATTGTGCTCGCTATCCCAACCAGTTGGAGCTTCTTTATAGGCTTGATTCTTGTTGCTACCGGCACCGGCCTCCTCAAGCCCAATATCAGTGCAGCAGTTGGACATCTTTACCAACCAGATGATGTTCGCCGCGACAGCGGATACGCACTGTACTATATGGGCATCAACATGGGCTCAATCATCGGTTATGCCGTCTGCGGGTACTTTGGTGAAAATGTCGGCTGGCATTGGGGCTTTGGTGCCGCTGCTGTAGGGATGGCTATTGGCCTGATCCAGTATCGCCGCACTATTCACAACCTGGGGGACGCAAGCCTCAATCCCGAGAACCCACTTTCGCCAGAAAAGGCAAAACTGGCTTGGCGCATAATTGGTGCTGTCGTAGTCGGTGTTGCAGTGATTACTGGCTTGGTGATGAATGGCACTATCACCATCAACCCGGTAGAAATAGCCAAGTACGTAGCTGTAGCCTTCACCCTGACTTTCCTTGCCTACTTTGGCTTTATCTACTTTGGCGGCCAGCTGAGCGGATCAGAGAAAAAGAAAATGTGGGCGCTATTCCTAGTCTGTGTAGCCTCTACCTTTTTCTGGTCGGGCTTCGAGCAAGCGGGCTCCTCACTGAACCTGTTCGGCCGCGACTACACAGATCGCCTGATTGGCAGCTTTGAAATGCCAACCTCCTGGCTACAAAGCTTTAACTCCATCTTTATCATTACCCTGTCCCCCTTCTTTGCCGCGCTGTGGATTAACCTGGGCAAACGCATGATCACCCCATCCTATGGGCTGAAATGTGCACTTGGCCTGATCATCATGGCCAGTGGCTTCCTGGTAATGTTCTTTGCCGCTCAATACGCAGCAGCGGGCCTGAAAGTTGCTCCTTACTGGCTGGTAGCCACTTACTTCCTGCACACTGTCGGTGAACTCTGCCTGAGCCCGGTGGCCCTGAGTGCAGTAAGTAAACTTTCTCCTCGCCGCTTTGCTGGCCAGATGATGGGTGTCTTTGTTCTGACTTACTCTATCGGCAACCTCTTTGCCGGTCTTCTGTCAGGTAACTTTGATCCGAACAATGTTGCTGAGATGCCAAACCTGTTCCTGCAAATCAGCTTGTTCACAATCGGAGTGGGTATCATCCTGGCCCTGATCAGTCTCAAGTCCAAGTACTGGGAGACTGACTCAGAAGCACCCCAGAATACTGCGACAGCTGAAAGCTCTACTAAAACGGCCTAA
- a CDS encoding hotdog domain-containing protein yields MKYYSRHCVKPGDLNPAQRLFGGQLLSWIDEEAAIFAGCQMGTPMLVTKLMSEIDFVSSACCGDVVEFGFEVVGIGQTSLTVHCEVRNKQSQQLIVQVDQIVFVALDANGKPTPHAKAGMSLEQARIVTQQEREVRERRIAS; encoded by the coding sequence GTGAAATACTATTCGCGACACTGTGTGAAACCCGGAGACCTCAATCCCGCCCAGCGCCTGTTTGGCGGACAGCTACTGTCCTGGATTGATGAGGAAGCAGCAATCTTTGCCGGCTGCCAGATGGGTACTCCAATGCTGGTCACCAAACTGATGTCGGAAATTGACTTCGTCAGCTCCGCTTGCTGCGGTGATGTGGTGGAGTTTGGATTCGAGGTGGTTGGTATCGGCCAAACCTCGCTCACAGTCCACTGCGAGGTTCGCAACAAACAGTCACAACAGCTGATTGTGCAAGTGGACCAAATTGTTTTTGTCGCGCTGGACGCAAATGGCAAGCCCACCCCTCACGCAAAGGCCGGCATGTCCCTGGAACAGGCCCGAATTGTTACTCAACAAGAGCGGGAGGTTCGCGAGCGCAGAATTGCCAGCTGA
- a CDS encoding DUF2238 domain-containing protein: MQIFLRQHWFRLFLLTTFAITWAWSAWNPLHPDDWLLENYLVFAALPVILISARSFPLSNISYTLITIFMCLHVIGSHYTYAETPFGYTLQEWLGSDRNMYDRLVHFSFGLLLAYPVREVLVRLAQLRGFWAYFFPVDVTFALSSIYEIIEWQAAKAVSPELGAAFLGSQGDIWDAQKDMLLAGLGSITTMLVVLALNLWLNSNAWSEIRNSLKAPRVTAPWEKPDCATGGVIDAARVHPYLDNA, translated from the coding sequence ATGCAGATTTTCCTTCGCCAACACTGGTTCCGCCTGTTCTTATTGACCACATTTGCCATTACCTGGGCCTGGTCTGCCTGGAACCCCCTGCACCCCGATGACTGGTTGCTTGAGAACTATCTGGTATTTGCCGCTCTACCGGTCATTTTGATCAGTGCACGGAGTTTTCCCTTATCGAATATCTCCTATACATTGATCACCATCTTCATGTGCCTTCATGTGATCGGCTCTCACTATACCTATGCCGAAACGCCTTTTGGCTACACCTTGCAGGAATGGCTGGGCTCCGATCGCAATATGTACGACCGCCTGGTGCATTTCAGCTTTGGCCTTCTCCTGGCCTACCCGGTGCGAGAGGTTCTTGTGCGCCTGGCTCAGCTGCGTGGATTCTGGGCCTATTTCTTCCCGGTAGACGTGACTTTTGCGCTCTCATCAATCTACGAAATCATCGAGTGGCAAGCGGCAAAAGCTGTCTCTCCAGAATTGGGCGCAGCCTTCCTCGGCTCTCAGGGAGACATCTGGGATGCGCAGAAAGACATGCTGCTAGCGGGGCTCGGCTCTATCACCACTATGCTGGTGGTACTCGCCCTGAACCTGTGGTTGAACTCCAACGCCTGGAGTGAGATTCGCAACAGTCTTAAGGCCCCCCGGGTGACAGCGCCCTGGGAGAAACCCGATTGCGCCACTGGTGGAGTAATCGACGCGGCTAGAGTCCACCCCTATTTGGACAATGCATGA
- a CDS encoding Lrp/AsnC family transcriptional regulator: MTEGLSKLDRAILELLQADATLSVGDIAERVGMSKSACWRRIQRLESEGVICDRVTLLDQQKLNLPLTVYISIRTNQHNDQWAARFSELVQGVAEILEVHRMSGDLDYLIKAVVTDMPGYDRLYKELIKADLFDVSSSFVMETMKQTTRLPLNHALSK; this comes from the coding sequence ATGACTGAAGGATTAAGCAAACTGGATAGGGCAATACTCGAGCTGTTGCAGGCTGATGCGACCCTGTCAGTGGGGGATATTGCCGAGCGGGTTGGGATGTCCAAGTCGGCGTGCTGGCGCCGCATTCAGCGTCTTGAGAGTGAGGGGGTGATTTGCGACAGGGTTACCCTCCTCGATCAGCAAAAACTGAACTTGCCGCTGACGGTCTATATTTCAATTCGTACCAACCAGCACAATGATCAGTGGGCCGCCCGTTTTAGCGAATTGGTACAGGGGGTGGCTGAAATTCTTGAGGTCCATCGTATGAGTGGAGATTTGGACTATCTGATCAAAGCGGTAGTCACCGATATGCCTGGCTACGATCGTCTCTATAAGGAACTGATCAAAGCCGACCTGTTTGATGTCAGCTCCAGTTTTGTTATGGAGACGATGAAGCAGACAACCCGTCTACCACTTAATCATGCATTGTCCAAATAG
- a CDS encoding tRNA-(ms[2]io[6]A)-hydroxylase produces MFALRFHTPKPWAQVVLADFDRFLQDHAAAEKKASGMAVSMFSHYPDKPVLVEAMINLALEEMNHFRQVIKIMHDRGIYQAPDAKDPYINTLRQLIRQGPDEYLMDRLLTAAIIEARGCERFGLVAEALPSGPLKTFYQVITDSEARHHELFVELALEYFPREKVEARLSELLDEEAAITAALPHRAALH; encoded by the coding sequence ATGTTTGCACTGCGATTTCACACCCCCAAACCCTGGGCTCAAGTGGTGCTCGCCGACTTTGATCGATTCCTGCAGGACCATGCTGCCGCAGAGAAAAAGGCCTCCGGCATGGCGGTATCCATGTTCTCCCACTATCCCGACAAGCCCGTTTTAGTGGAAGCCATGATCAACCTGGCACTGGAAGAAATGAACCACTTCCGCCAGGTTATCAAGATTATGCATGATCGAGGGATCTACCAGGCACCGGATGCGAAAGATCCGTATATCAACACCCTGCGCCAACTGATTCGCCAGGGGCCAGATGAATACTTGATGGACCGCCTGCTCACCGCAGCGATCATCGAAGCGCGGGGGTGCGAGCGCTTTGGACTGGTGGCTGAGGCACTGCCATCTGGCCCCCTGAAGACCTTCTACCAGGTCATCACCGATAGTGAAGCTCGCCACCACGAACTATTTGTCGAACTCGCCCTGGAGTACTTTCCCCGCGAAAAAGTGGAAGCGAGGCTATCTGAATTACTCGACGAGGAAGCCGCGATTACTGCCGCACTCCCACACCGCGCGGCATTGCATTAG
- the lpxL gene encoding LpxL/LpxP family Kdo(2)-lipid IV(A) lauroyl/palmitoleoyl acyltransferase has protein sequence MEKPRFRAALLHPRYWLTWLLFALWFLIAQLPYHWQLAMGRAFGRLMLRVATSRRTIAERNLALCFPELGEDERAELLRRNFESSGIALMETGMAWFRSAAWLRKRFTFEGLEALQAIQAQGQGVLLMAMHFTTLEIGAAMMGMSITLDGMYRPHKNPVYDYMQRKGRERHTENGSVYQRKDVRGVLRALQRGRAVWYAPDQDYGIKQGIFAPFFDVPAATVTGTSRFARVGKAKVVPYVVTRLDDGSGYRLKIYDPIDQIPSGDELQDAILVNQFIEARIREAPEQYMWVHRRFKTRPEGAENVYHGVRKKKKKRKRVAS, from the coding sequence ATGGAAAAACCCCGATTTCGCGCGGCGCTGCTGCACCCTCGCTACTGGCTGACCTGGCTGCTTTTTGCACTATGGTTTTTGATCGCGCAATTGCCCTATCACTGGCAGTTGGCCATGGGCCGTGCGTTTGGCCGCCTAATGCTAAGAGTAGCTACCAGCCGGCGCACGATTGCTGAACGCAATCTGGCGCTGTGCTTCCCCGAGCTGGGGGAAGATGAGCGAGCTGAGCTTCTTAGGCGTAATTTTGAGTCCAGCGGTATCGCCTTGATGGAAACCGGCATGGCCTGGTTTCGCTCTGCAGCGTGGCTACGGAAACGCTTTACCTTTGAAGGGCTGGAAGCCCTGCAGGCCATCCAGGCCCAAGGCCAGGGCGTTCTCCTGATGGCCATGCATTTCACTACCCTGGAAATCGGCGCCGCCATGATGGGGATGAGTATTACTCTCGATGGCATGTATCGGCCGCACAAAAATCCGGTTTATGACTACATGCAGCGCAAAGGGCGAGAGCGCCATACTGAGAATGGCAGTGTTTATCAGCGTAAAGATGTGCGCGGGGTATTGCGAGCCCTGCAGCGCGGGCGTGCGGTCTGGTATGCTCCAGACCAGGATTACGGGATTAAGCAGGGGATCTTTGCTCCTTTCTTCGATGTTCCGGCGGCGACTGTTACGGGAACCTCACGGTTCGCCAGGGTCGGCAAGGCCAAAGTGGTGCCCTATGTGGTGACACGACTGGATGATGGCTCAGGTTACCGTTTGAAGATTTACGATCCTATTGATCAGATCCCTTCGGGAGATGAGCTGCAAGATGCCATTTTGGTGAACCAGTTTATCGAAGCGCGTATTCGCGAGGCCCCAGAACAATACATGTGGGTGCATCGCCGTTTTAAGACCCGTCCTGAAGGGGCAGAAAACGTGTATCACGGGGTACGCAAAAAGAAAAAGAAACGCAAAAGAGTGGCGAGCTAG